Genomic segment of Citrus sinensis cultivar Valencia sweet orange chromosome 7, DVS_A1.0, whole genome shotgun sequence:
ATCCCATCAACACTATTGATGACTATACGGAAGCTTACTGGGCCAGTGACTCTCAGAGAGAGCGACAGCTCCATCTTTATCTGAGTAATACCGGCAATCTGGTACTTCTCGACGATAGCATGGGTATAATCAAGGATCTGTATGAATCACCCTCAAACAACAGCTCAATCATCCGACGTTTAACAATAGGCCATAACGGCATTCTTCgtttattttctcattatcCTGTCCCCAAGGGTGCTTACAACACATCTGTCGATTGGAATGTACCGGATGATTTGTGTGAGGTGAAGACCTTCTGCGGTTTGAACAGCTATTGCACGTTGTATGACGATCAACCCATGTGCCGTTGTCTTCCAGGAACTGATTTTCTGGATCCCAACCAAACGTCCAGCGGATGTGAGAGGAAGTTCGTGGACGAGAGATGCAAAGGTATAAATATAAGTGCAGAATATAACATGACTTCTATGGAGAAGATGACATgggatgattattattatttcaaggCATCTATAACCAAAGAAGAATGCAAAGAATCTTGTTTGGAGGACTGTGAATGTGATGTGGCGTTGTATGAGGAGTCGGTTGATGATAAGCCAAGTTATTGCACGAAACAAAAGCTTCCATTGAAATCGGCAAAAAGAGACCTAAAAAATTCATCCTCGTCCATAGCTTACTTCAAGACGGGCATAAGAAATATCACAACAAGCAGCAACAATACAAATTCAGCAATGCCACAGGACAGAAACAGAAGCAAGAAGGCAATAATACTAATTCTGGTGATTACTATAGGCCTCGTAACATGTTCGTGTGCTTTCCTTACCTTCTCTGGTGTTTTCATCTTCAAGTACCAAGTACTTAAATACGAATGGCTGCTGGAAAATGGAAGCTTAGGCTTGGCCTATGAGTCAAATCTGCgctcattttcttataatgaGCTTAAGAAAGCAACCAATAGATTCAAAGAAGAGTTGGGCAAAGGCTCTTTCGGTGCAGTATATAAAGGGACCTTGTACAAAGGTGAAAAGCTTGTTGCGGTGAAGAAGCTGGAGAAAATGGTGACTGAAGGCGAGAGAGAATTCCGCGCAGAGATGCATGTAATCGGTCGAACACATCACAAGAACTTAGTTCGGTTGATCGGATACTGCGCTGAGGATTCCAAGAGGCTTCTGGTATATGAATACATGAGCAATGGCTCTCTTGCAGACATTCTATTTCGCGGCCCTGAAAGATCCCTTGGTTGGGATGAAAGAGTGAGAATTGC
This window contains:
- the LOC102625558 gene encoding G-type lectin S-receptor-like serine/threonine-protein kinase RLK1, with the translated sequence MASSVYAVLILLLTISGITNVAQQQHPQPKSIGLGSSLSPTKQPGSWNSSLGAFQFGFYKQDAGFKVGIWLLTFPDITIVWTAYRDDPPVSSNAALTLTKDGKLILRTEEGHDKVVAAGKSEPASSASMLDSGNFVLYNNRSDIIWSSFKIPTDTILGNQSLLAGNELFSRISETSSSTGRFRLNMQRDGNLVLYPINTIDDYTEAYWASDSQRERQLHLYLSNTGNLVLLDDSMGIIKDLYESPSNNSSIIRRLTIGHNGILRLFSHYPVPKGAYNTSVDWNVPDDLCEVKTFCGLNSYCTLYDDQPMCRCLPGTDFLDPNQTSSGCERKFVDERCKGINISAEYNMTSMEKMTWDDYYYFKASITKEECKESCLEDCECDVALYEESVDDKPSYCTKQKLPLKSAKRDLKNSSSSIAYFKTGIRNITTSSNNTNSAMPQDRNRSKKAIILILVITIGLVTCSCAFLTFSGVFIFKYQVLKYEWLLENGSLGLAYESNLRSFSYNELKKATNRFKEELGKGSFGAVYKGTLYKGEKLVAVKKLEKMVTEGEREFRAEMHVIGRTHHKNLVRLIGYCAEDSKRLLVYEYMSNGSLADILFRGPERSLGWDERVRIASDVAKGILYLHDECEAPIIHCDIKPQNILMDEFWTAKISDFGLAKLLMPDQTRTFTLVRGTRGYMAPEWYKNTPISVKADVFSYGVVLLEIVCCRRNMEIDPSKPEEIVLINWAYKCFIDRELNKLVRGQEVDRNTLENMIKIGLWCVQDEPALRPSMKSVVLMLEGITDISIPPCPTSS